A region of the Spirochaeta isovalerica genome:
AATGAAGTACATTGATGTTAGAAAAAATAATCCAGAATCTTTAAATCTAAAAACCATTGATTCATTTAGAGATATCACAAATCCTTATATAATTGAACAATTCAATAAAAGTTATGCAGACCTCAAAACTTTTGATGATCCTGAAACAACAATTGAAAAAGTAACAGAAAGTCATGGATTTACTGAAGATGCAGAAATCGTGTTATCAAATCTTACTGAATCTGATTTTGTTAGATTATTGAAAAGCTATGATAGTAGCGATACCGATAAAAAAATCGCAGGATTACTGAGGATTGGAGAACTATCACCTCAAACAGAAAGACGAAGCAAGATTTACAACAATTTACGTAATGCACTAATAAAGATTGGTAATGAAAGTAAAATAAATCGGAGACGTGTCAAAAAATTTGGAATAAAAATTGAAGATACATAACAATCGAATGAACGAAGACAGAGTCTTTGGCACAGCATCTGCTCGCCGCTTCGCTCTGAGGCAAATGCAGCGCCAATCCTTACGCTCCGCTCCAGGAACGAGTCTGCTTGTTATTCGGGCGTTATATTCGTTTATTAATAAACTATTAAAAAAATCTTTATATTTCATAAAATCGAGATTAGTATATACAAATGAAGATAAAATTAATTATAGCTATGCTGCTGTTACAGCTCTCTATTTACCCAGATGATATTCGTATTCAGGAAGTTGATAATTATAATTGGGAAGCCACAGCAGTAATAAATAATACAAATACATATTTATATTTTGACTTCACATCTTCAAATCAGAGTGTAAAAGTTATTGAAAAAGATTTATTTTTGAATATTATTTCAGAAAATGCATTTAAATATAAGCTTTTTTTTGATGAATATCCTAGGCATATTTATATTTATGATACTGATATTGAAGAACCAATATATTCTATTGAATATTTTGAAGGAAACTATATTTTAAAAATGAATCAAATCAGTGCAAATCCTAAGACATTAATTTCTTTTGATTCTGTGAAAAATAATTATGTTCGTTTATTTATGCAGGGTGTATTAAACTATGACAGAGTAAGATTGAGAACTGCACCTAATTTAGAAGCAAAGCAAATTGATTCATTAATGAAGGGTGATGTTGTTAAAATTCTAAATAGATCTGATTACCAGATGAAAATCAATGAAATGAATTCATTTTGGTTTAAAGTTCAAACGCAATCTGGTCTTGTTGGATGGACATATGGCTATTTTATGGAACTTGGAAAAGTAATTAATAGCAATAACACTCTAAATACTTTTATATTTCAGAAATTTGTGAATTTAGATCAAGGTTCGAATCAGAGATTCTATTTTTATAAAAATAATAAATTGGTTAGTGATTCAGGTTGGATTAAGAATAACCAGATTTATCTGTTTGAAAATCAAAATAGATTAGTGTCTTTAAGTGATAACTATAGAGATTGGGTGTCCAATCAGAATACAAATTTCGAAGCGCCTCCCTTAATATATATTTTTGATTTTAGCGGGGAACTTATAAACGAAATAGAAATTAATAATATGATTTTATATATTAATAGAATTAAAGATTCCTCCCTATTCTATCAAGTTGTTGAAAATGGTCTCGATTCAAACCAAATATGGTCTAATAAATGTATTATTTATAATCATGATGGAATAATTGTGAATGAGACAATATTCAACGATTCTGATTCGATTTTTGAATTTGAATATATGGGTAAACAATATCGTATTAAATTGAATTAAAATATGGAGAATATAACAATCGAATGAACAGAGACCGAGTCTTTTGTCAGGGTATCTGCTGCTCCACTTCGTTCCGAAGCAAATACCCCGCCAAATTCTTTCGCTTCGCTTCAGAAACGAGTCGGCTCGTTATTCGGGCGTTAAATTGACTAAGGAGTATAAATGAGAGAAAAAATTGTATCAAAATGGAAGAATATTGATAATGATGAATGCCTACTCTTTTTTGCTCAAACAGTTGAAGAATTATTATTTTATTACACTATTGATAGCTATAGATTACCAGCTCATAATACACATTCATTACTTGATGAAAGTTTAAGCACAATTCAGCATATAAAACAAGATATTCTGAAACCAGGAGCCCTTAATTCAATAATAGAAGAAATAGAAGATCAATTTGAAAAAGACATAGTAATGAGAGATTTTTTTGGAACTGAATGTCCAGAACTAATTAAGCACATAAACTCCAGTAAAAGTATTGATCACAAATATGACACAATAAAATATTTATCCCAAAGAATTGAGAATAATTATCTAGATTTATTGATCAAAAGGATTAGATCATGCATTGAGAAAAATGAAAGAAAAGATATTATTTTTTTAACTAAGTCTCTTATTATTGAAATAAATAAATACTTACAATATTCAAAAGAATATATATATGATCAATGCATGCATATCTTTTTCAAAAGCAAAGTTGATGGAATTAGCTCATATGATAGATTTATAGAGAGCTTCAAGAATGATGATTTTGAATATAATATTCTTTTTCGAATTGGAAAAGGATTTAACCAAGTTAAGAAAAGTCTTAATATAAAATATTTTAAAATATATGAAAATTTAAAAGAAAGTGACGATGCCTATAAAAAATGGAATAAACATAGTTTTTTGAAAGAAAATAAAAACTATATTGAAATTGTAGTAAAAGCTAAAGACGAATTTCGTGCATTGTCCAAAGGACGTTATCAGCTAATTGGTATATCATCTCACATAAGTTTTTTGAAGCATGCGGAAGAACTAAGTATTTCGGAAACAGCACTTATTGAGATTGTTTCAAAAAGCAAAATCATAAAATCTAGTGAAATATCAAGCCCAATATATCGAAGACCCGATACCATAAAAACTAACGACTTCAATGATAAATTTGAAAAGATTGTTGATATAGAAACTACAAATGAAATAGAATTTAATACTCTACAACGTCTAAACCTAGCCTTTCAAAGGCATTCAGTTTCATTAAAATCCTCATCTTTTGAAAACCAATTAGTAGACTTGTGGAGTGGGTTGAATGTTTACTTCCCGTTTACAATAAGGATAGTGATGATAAAATCGTCCAAATAATAAATTACATAAGTCCGATTCTTGTTCATAATTATATTAGTAAATTATTAATTGATTTAAGAGAGTCACTGAATTTTTCAATAAATAAAGTAAAGATTAAAAAGTTTTTAAAAAATAAGGGAATTAATACGCTAAAAGATTTAGCAGAATTAATCCTTATAAGAGAATCATCTGATATTGAAGAACTCTATTCTCTTTTAGATTCAAATATTTTATTAATCGATAGAATTAAGTACTTCCAAGGCATCTTTAAAAAACCAACTCGAGTCAAATCTAGATTAGTTTCTCATGAACGTAGATTAAAATGGCAAATACAAAGAATATATAGAGCAAGAAACCTGATAATTCACTCAGGGAAAACTCCATATCAACTAGAAACATTAATAGAAAACCTGCATTATTATTTTGATACATTAATGAATGTATGTATAAGTAATCTTGCAGAAAATGATGAATATAAAACAATAACTGATATTGTTAATCATTATTCAATCAAAAAGTGTGCATATTACAATTTTTTAGATAGTATAAAAAAAGAAGAAATTAATAGTGAAAATATTAGTTCAATATTAAGTATAAGTCAAATTTAATAATCATTTGAAGTTGACAGTCCTACTGTCACAAATACTGCTTATCGCTGCGCGGCAGTATTAGTGCCAGCTTAACGGTCTGCAACTTAAATGGGCGTTCTACAGACTCTAGAAACGGATTATTTAATTTTAGAACTGAATGTCTTATTTAAATTCAGAACATAAAGAAATCCTCCTTTGGAGGATG
Encoded here:
- a CDS encoding SH3 domain-containing protein; protein product: MKIKLIIAMLLLQLSIYPDDIRIQEVDNYNWEATAVINNTNTYLYFDFTSSNQSVKVIEKDLFLNIISENAFKYKLFFDEYPRHIYIYDTDIEEPIYSIEYFEGNYILKMNQISANPKTLISFDSVKNNYVRLFMQGVLNYDRVRLRTAPNLEAKQIDSLMKGDVVKILNRSDYQMKINEMNSFWFKVQTQSGLVGWTYGYFMELGKVINSNNTLNTFIFQKFVNLDQGSNQRFYFYKNNKLVSDSGWIKNNQIYLFENQNRLVSLSDNYRDWVSNQNTNFEAPPLIYIFDFSGELINEIEINNMILYINRIKDSSLFYQVVENGLDSNQIWSNKCIIYNHDGIIVNETIFNDSDSIFEFEYMGKQYRIKLN